A genomic window from Terriglobia bacterium includes:
- the rpmA gene encoding 50S ribosomal protein L27: MAHKKGLGSSRNGRDSNAQRLGVKRFDGQMVTGGSILVRQRGTRLKPGDNVGVGKDDTLFAKVSGIVKFEDKGRAGRYVSILIPSAN, encoded by the coding sequence ATGGCACATAAAAAAGGTTTAGGCAGCTCGAGGAATGGCCGGGATTCGAACGCACAGCGGCTTGGCGTCAAGCGCTTTGACGGGCAGATGGTCACAGGAGGATCGATCCTGGTTCGCCAGCGCGGTACTCGGTTGAAGCCCGGAGACAACGTGGGAGTCGGCAAGGACGATACGCTGTTTGCCAAGGTCTCCGGCATCGTCAAGTTTGAAGACAAGGGCCGCGCAGGCCGATATGTCAGCATCCTGATCCCGTCAGCAAATTGA
- the rplU gene encoding 50S ribosomal protein L21, producing the protein MYAIIRTGGKQFKVSPGDVVRVERLPGEPGAGVEFNHVFAVRKKELVVGTPLVENAKVTATILANDRARKVRVLKYKRKKQYRRTIGHRQNYSEVRINEIVIP; encoded by the coding sequence ATGTATGCGATCATTCGGACCGGCGGCAAGCAGTTCAAAGTTTCGCCGGGAGACGTGGTGCGGGTCGAAAGGCTTCCGGGCGAGCCGGGTGCGGGCGTGGAATTCAACCATGTTTTTGCCGTGCGCAAGAAGGAATTGGTGGTGGGTACGCCGCTGGTGGAAAACGCCAAAGTGACGGCAACCATCCTGGCCAATGATCGCGCGCGAAAGGTCCGCGTGCTGAAGTACAAGCGGAAGAAGCAATACCGCCGGACGATTGGCCACCGCCAGAATTACAGCGAAGTCCGGATCAACGAAATCGTCATCCCTTAA
- a CDS encoding threonine/serine dehydratase: METKDNRLEALKAVIRKTTIVESSRLSKALGARIILANESFQHTGSFKFRAAYNVVMHAEADLFLTASSGNFGQALAFACQLLGKSCVVVMPSNSSQVKVNAVRGYGGKVELVDVTAQPRWDRVWELAKEHPDAYVASPYDDPYVIEGNSSLGRELAALEYNLDGIVVPIGGGGLASGVVAGLREAKHSVPVIGAEPLLANDAALSLKEGQIVSNESEPQTIADGARTISLGDRNWEILSTGLQKIVEVPEEKIAEGLRVLFSLANLKVEPTGALAVGAILTEPKSFADQTVCCVVSGGNVDPQVYSRLLLE; encoded by the coding sequence TTGGAGACGAAGGACAATCGGTTGGAGGCGCTGAAAGCAGTAATTCGCAAAACCACGATTGTTGAATCCAGCCGGCTTTCGAAAGCCCTGGGAGCAAGGATCATTCTGGCCAATGAGTCCTTCCAGCACACCGGCAGCTTTAAGTTTCGCGCGGCGTACAACGTGGTGATGCATGCCGAGGCAGACCTGTTCCTCACAGCGTCGTCAGGAAATTTTGGGCAGGCGCTGGCCTTTGCGTGCCAGTTGCTGGGGAAGTCCTGCGTCGTGGTGATGCCCTCGAATTCGTCCCAGGTAAAAGTGAATGCCGTGCGAGGTTATGGGGGTAAGGTGGAACTGGTTGACGTAACAGCCCAGCCACGCTGGGACCGGGTTTGGGAACTGGCGAAGGAACATCCGGACGCCTATGTCGCCAGTCCGTATGACGATCCGTACGTGATTGAAGGGAACAGCAGCCTGGGAAGGGAACTGGCCGCCCTGGAATACAACCTAGACGGCATCGTCGTTCCGATCGGTGGCGGCGGGCTGGCGTCAGGGGTCGTGGCAGGACTCCGGGAAGCGAAGCACTCCGTTCCGGTGATCGGAGCGGAGCCGCTTCTGGCAAACGATGCCGCACTCTCGCTCAAAGAGGGTCAGATTGTTTCCAACGAAAGCGAGCCGCAGACGATCGCTGACGGTGCGCGGACTATTTCCCTCGGCGACCGCAACTGGGAGATCCTAAGTACCGGCCTGCAGAAGATTGTAGAAGTTCCCGAGGAAAAGATCGCGGAAGGATTGCGCGTGCTCTTCAGTCTGGCCAATTTGAAGGTGGAACCGACGGGAGCGCTTGCCGTCGGGGCAATCCTGACGGAGCCCAAAAGCTTTGCGGACCAGACTGTCTGCTGCGTGGTGAGTGGCGGGAACGTTGACCCGCAGGTCTATTCGCGGCTGTTGCTGGAGTAG
- a CDS encoding RDD family protein produces the protein MKCPTCGFISFPGNEQCKKCGHEFTQVNGQTEGIPPLFHRAGNGSRPPETPESESPLDQTDLRGEEPGSLDVELQPQALPPDPIKPEPEKPIEPPPPDQGASPWHSDLADRVQEYRQRRARLQKEEESRSNALNLDFGPTVSKPEDVRPHILDFRGGGSDDRLRPRIGSAPPSFGMRSFESAFMEEEVEAPAAPPAPPPVLRSETAPLEIELGPFVDSSSAVEEPEPSGVSIAQMKTRFYAGLIDALILLAGAVVYGLIVWKVGGKFSFGPLSTGITALAAGFFVFVYFTGCTAMASATPGLMWTGLEVITFDGNPPRFSDCVWRGFGYLVSMSALMLGFIWAAVDAEGLTWHDRMSRTFVVPSNRY, from the coding sequence GTGAAATGTCCTACGTGTGGGTTTATCAGTTTTCCCGGTAATGAACAGTGCAAGAAATGCGGGCACGAGTTCACCCAGGTCAACGGCCAGACTGAGGGAATTCCGCCGCTGTTCCACCGCGCGGGCAATGGATCAAGACCGCCGGAGACGCCGGAATCCGAGTCTCCCCTGGACCAGACCGATCTGAGGGGAGAGGAACCCGGGAGCCTGGATGTAGAACTGCAACCCCAAGCCCTGCCTCCTGACCCGATTAAACCTGAACCTGAAAAACCGATCGAGCCGCCTCCACCAGACCAGGGGGCGTCTCCCTGGCACTCCGATCTCGCGGACCGCGTACAGGAGTATCGTCAGCGGCGCGCCCGGCTTCAAAAGGAAGAGGAAAGCCGGAGTAACGCGCTCAATCTGGATTTTGGGCCGACAGTTTCCAAGCCGGAAGACGTCCGGCCTCACATTCTGGACTTCCGCGGGGGCGGCTCGGATGACCGGCTGAGGCCCAGAATAGGATCGGCGCCCCCTTCCTTTGGAATGCGCAGCTTTGAGTCAGCTTTTATGGAGGAAGAAGTTGAGGCCCCCGCCGCTCCGCCCGCGCCGCCTCCAGTCCTTCGCTCCGAGACAGCTCCTTTGGAAATTGAACTCGGGCCGTTCGTGGATTCCTCCTCAGCCGTGGAAGAACCTGAGCCGTCAGGGGTGTCCATCGCCCAAATGAAAACTCGATTTTATGCCGGGCTGATTGACGCCCTTATTCTCCTGGCGGGAGCAGTTGTATACGGGTTGATCGTCTGGAAAGTGGGCGGGAAATTTTCTTTCGGGCCACTATCGACAGGCATAACCGCTCTGGCTGCCGGTTTTTTTGTCTTCGTGTACTTCACCGGCTGTACGGCGATGGCCTCGGCCACGCCTGGGCTGATGTGGACCGGGCTCGAGGTGATAACTTTCGACGGCAATCCACCGCGGTTTTCCGACTGCGTCTGGCGGGGCTTCGGGTATCTGGTTTCAATGTCTGCCCTGATGTTGGGATTTATATGGGCAGCCGTGGATGCCGAGGGGCTCACCTGGCATGATCGGATGTCCCGGACTTTCGTTGTTCCCAGCAACCGATATTAA
- the lptD gene encoding LPS assembly protein LptD, producing the protein MGPIGRFPNRQTSHQIRPLILAVWLLFSLSSNLLGQSLPAVPSTLSDQSPTVTVHADSQEIQGNIYLLHGHVIVTYQDMQVTSDQASYDQSTGQVTATGHVVYNDSTAHLEAAELHYNVPTGKGWFLNGKGYIRRPHLKHRPGVIETENPFFVQARIVEKLNQAAYKISDGRVTTCPCENTGWSISTGSASIKAGDKVIAHNNVFRFLRVPVLYFPVLVDSIAPRPRQSGFLLPTVGNSSQKGFTFGDGFYWAMNRSADLTLGVVNYSTRGLGGSGEFRARPSADSSFDVSAFGVSDRGPAGSPELAAPGESIRAIGQADHVWAGFRGVVNVDYASSLAFREAFANNFTQAVTSEARQTGFLTKNFDAYSVNFYLSRYQNFLSTTGGGANSITIRHTPSFSLSGMDRQVGHTPLFFSFDTSAGAVSRTQPDFETPNFSERFNFHPELTLRMKPFLHFHVTPSGGVWLTRYGTSRKPGAAAVDRFMGDFSLDVRPPSLEKVFAHPIGGYLVKHLIEPDIQYHLVQATDPQDIMDVVRFDALDTMAETNEIEYSLTNSILVRKDVAPGQPIPQAHELVSLRLSQIYYFDPTFGGALQPGKDIVWQPTTGLTGFAFAQGRNLSPLVSVLKLAPSSSYDTELRADFSPNGGGVLNAGITSNMHRGLLGLSLTDFFISRTAAQLTPVLPTVPLSQIPSVNLLRTLVTYGNVDHNGFSGAAGVDYNFVERIAHQTVGQAGYRFSCFAVNVEYRRFSLGPLRRENEFRVAISLANVGTFGNLRQNERLY; encoded by the coding sequence ATGGGACCTATTGGCCGTTTTCCCAACCGACAAACATCTCACCAAATCAGGCCGCTAATCCTCGCCGTCTGGCTCCTGTTTTCACTTTCCTCCAATCTGTTGGGTCAATCGCTGCCGGCCGTCCCTTCCACGCTGTCGGACCAGTCGCCTACGGTCACCGTGCATGCAGACTCCCAGGAAATACAGGGGAACATCTATCTGTTGCACGGTCACGTAATTGTGACTTACCAGGACATGCAGGTCACATCTGACCAGGCTTCGTATGACCAGTCAACCGGCCAGGTGACTGCCACCGGTCATGTGGTTTACAACGACTCGACGGCCCACCTGGAAGCGGCCGAACTTCACTACAACGTCCCAACCGGAAAGGGCTGGTTCCTGAACGGCAAAGGTTACATCCGCCGCCCGCATCTGAAGCATCGCCCGGGCGTCATAGAGACAGAAAACCCATTTTTTGTGCAGGCCAGGATTGTTGAGAAACTGAACCAGGCCGCCTACAAGATTTCCGATGGCCGTGTCACCACCTGCCCGTGCGAGAACACGGGATGGTCCATCAGCACCGGCAGCGCGTCGATCAAGGCCGGGGACAAAGTGATTGCCCACAACAATGTGTTTCGTTTTCTTCGCGTGCCGGTGCTTTATTTTCCCGTGCTGGTAGACTCCATCGCCCCCCGGCCCCGGCAAAGCGGTTTCTTGCTGCCGACCGTCGGCAACTCCTCGCAGAAGGGATTCACTTTTGGCGACGGTTTTTATTGGGCCATGAATCGCAGTGCGGACCTGACGCTGGGCGTGGTGAATTACAGCACGCGAGGCCTGGGAGGAAGCGGAGAATTCCGCGCGCGCCCAAGCGCCGACAGCAGCTTTGACGTCAGCGCTTTCGGCGTAAGCGATCGAGGGCCGGCGGGTTCCCCGGAACTGGCGGCGCCGGGGGAGAGCATCAGGGCCATCGGCCAGGCGGACCACGTCTGGGCGGGATTTCGCGGCGTGGTCAACGTGGATTACGCCAGTTCGCTGGCCTTCCGGGAAGCCTTTGCCAACAACTTTACGCAGGCCGTCACTTCAGAGGCGCGGCAAACGGGGTTCCTGACGAAGAACTTTGATGCCTACAGCGTCAATTTCTATCTCTCACGCTACCAGAACTTTCTGTCCACCACCGGCGGCGGCGCGAACTCCATCACCATCCGCCACACGCCCAGCTTTTCTTTGTCCGGCATGGACAGGCAGGTCGGCCACACACCCCTGTTTTTCTCTTTCGACACATCCGCCGGAGCGGTATCCCGGACCCAGCCCGATTTCGAAACTCCTAATTTTTCCGAACGGTTCAATTTTCATCCTGAGCTGACTTTGCGGATGAAACCCTTCCTGCATTTTCATGTGACGCCCTCGGGTGGTGTTTGGCTCACGCGATATGGCACCAGCCGAAAGCCGGGCGCCGCGGCCGTAGACCGCTTCATGGGCGATTTCTCGCTCGATGTCCGGCCGCCATCCCTGGAAAAAGTATTTGCCCATCCCATCGGCGGCTACCTGGTAAAACATCTGATCGAGCCGGACATTCAATATCACCTGGTACAGGCCACTGATCCGCAGGACATCATGGACGTTGTGCGGTTCGACGCTCTGGACACCATGGCCGAAACGAATGAGATTGAGTATTCACTGACGAACTCGATTCTGGTCCGCAAAGATGTCGCCCCCGGCCAGCCGATTCCCCAGGCGCATGAACTGGTCTCCCTGCGGCTTTCGCAAATCTATTATTTTGATCCTACCTTCGGCGGCGCTCTCCAGCCGGGCAAGGACATCGTGTGGCAGCCCACCACGGGATTGACGGGCTTTGCTTTTGCGCAGGGCCGCAATCTTTCACCGCTGGTTTCAGTGCTCAAGCTGGCGCCTTCGTCGAGCTATGACACCGAACTGCGCGCGGACTTCAGCCCCAATGGCGGCGGCGTATTGAACGCCGGGATCACGTCCAACATGCACCGGGGACTCCTGGGACTGTCGCTGACGGATTTTTTCATCAGCCGCACGGCGGCGCAGTTGACTCCCGTTCTGCCGACCGTACCGCTATCTCAGATTCCGTCGGTCAACCTGCTGCGAACGCTGGTGACTTACGGGAACGTAGACCATAATGGTTTCAGCGGCGCGGCCGGAGTTGACTACAACTTCGTGGAGCGTATCGCACATCAGACCGTTGGACAGGCAGGTTACCGTTTCTCCTGCTTTGCCGTGAATGTCGAGTATCGAAGGTTCTCGCTGGGTCCGCTGCGGCGCGAAAACGAATTCCGCGTGGCCATTTCACTGGCGAATGTCGGGACCTTCGGAAATCTTCGCCAAAACGAGCGCTTGTATTAG